From Ignavibacterium sp.:
TCAACATTTCAGCAAGTTTAATGTTGTTGGCTGAAAGAATTTTTTTAATCCTCTTATGCGAATTAAGTTTTACTTTTATTTCAAGATTGCGCGCCATTTGGTTTCCTGTAAATTTGTAAAAACTCTCTTCCTTTTCTTGGTTTAATTGAATTTATTTTATCGGTCGAAATAATCAACTCAAGTTTTTCAGAGAAAAAATTTGTTGCTTCATTAACATCAACGGCAAAAGGTGGACCGCCAACTCTGTTTTCAACCGGAAAAAGAATAATTGCGAATAAACCTTCCGGCTTAAGCAACTGCGAAATTTTATCAGCATATTCTTTTCTTCTGGCTGGATCAATAGCACAGTAAGTAACATAATCAAAAATAATTTCAAATGAATTCAAGAAAGAAGTATTAAGATTAAAGAAATCTTCGACCAAAAAATTAACACTGACTTTCTCTTTTCCGGCAAGTGTTTTTGCAAACTCAATTGCCGTATCTGAAAAGTCAAGCGCAGTTACATTGAATCCTTTTTTCGCTGCTTCAATTGCATCATAACCATATCCGCAACCAACAACTAACATTTTCTTCTTATTCAAAAAATATTCTGAATTAAGCAAATCAATAAAAGCCGGAGTCGGAGTTCTTAAATCCCACGCTACAGTATTGTTCCTGTAAAGCTCTTCCCAGAAATCGCTTTTATTTACATCGTTCATATAAAAAGAATATAAAATTATACATTGTTATTTTTAGCCGGATAAGTATTTTTCGAGCAGAAATAAATAAGCTGTTATCATGAAAAAAATATTTTTTATTCTTGGTTTAATATTAGTTATTCCGTTGACAAATTTAAATGCTCAGCGAATAGGAAAACTTGCACCTGAAAAAGAACCTGAAATTTATCCTGATAATGCCTGGGGAATTGATATAATGTTTGGTGAATCGGGATTTGGATTAGGCACTTTTCTTAGAAGACAAATCGGTGGGAACCTGACTGCATTTGCAGACTTATCATTTGCAGAAGCAAAGGATGAAAGAGAGATTGAATACATTGATTACTTTGGACAAACTTTTGTAATCGGAAAAAAGAATCGTGTTTTTCAGCTTCCACTTATTTTGGGCTTGCAATACAGATTATTCAAAGGAGATATTGAAGATAATCTGAGACCTTATGTCAGTGCAGGAGTGGGACCAACACTTGTAATTACAACTCCTTATGAAGAAGAATTTTTCAGTGCATTTGGAAATGCCCAATCCAAATTTGCACTTGGAGGATATGTTGGCATTGGTGCAAACTTCGGAATTGATAAATCAAGTTTAGTGGGAATTAATGTAAGATATTTCAGAGTTCAGTTTTTTGATGATGGAGTTGAAAGTCTCTTTGGAAGATTCAAAGATAACTTAAGCGGATTCTTCATCGCACTAAATCTTGGGTTGATGTATTGAAAAATTTTTTTATTGAGCATAATGTTACTTCTTAACATTAAAAAGATGGAATTTAAACCGCAGATTTTTATTAATAATTAAAACCAATCGGCAAGATTCTTACACTTCGAAAAATTAATAATTTACAGAATAAACATTGTTAAAATAATCTGTTTCCTTTGCTATATTCTCCAGAGTGGAATGAAAGTTCACCTGAAATTTAATATGTGATGAACTGCGCGGGACCCTTTTTGTAAACTCAAATTCAATTACTTCATCAGGCAAAATTCTTACCGGATCGGGTTCAAATAGTTTGAAACTGGTAAATTTATTTAACTTAAAATCCTCTTCCGAACTTGTACTTGCGACATACAATGATGAATTAAATGGCTCCCTACCAATATTCTTTATTCTGAGTATTATGTAAAGCATTTTATAAGGTGTTTGTACAGGCATACCTGTTTGATCGTGGCCATCTTCATATCTGACAGAAACAACAGCACTTTGGATAATTAAATCCGGTCCGGTTGAATAACTAATGTTTTTATAAGAGCAACTGAAGATGAAAATAATTAATATGAAAGTAAAAATTTTATTCAGCATAAATTTATTTTTTTACTATCAGTTTAGAAGAGCATACAGAAATAATAAATTTCATCATTTCAAAAGATATTTATAGTTGAATAAGCTAATTAAAAGTTTTTATTACGATATTCAAACTAATGATTATAACGGTTTATAAGAACCTTTAATAAAAAAACTATTTCCAGGTAAAGTCAGAAAATTCTTTAAAGTGTCATAAATTGCCTGATACTTATATTCGCTTAAATTATTTGGAATATTCCTCCCAAAGGGTTCTATTACCGGAAAAATAATTTCTTGAGTTTGCGGGATAAAAGTTAAATTTATTCGATAATCAAATTTTCCATCTGGCTTTGTTTCGAATCTTTCATTCAGTTTATCAAATCCGAATAATTCTAATAACCTCACATTCCCAATTGAATTAGTTTCAGTTCCATCTGCTTTTTTGAGAAAAATATCAAGTTCTAAATCAGAAATTGTTCCAATAAATGGTTTAATCTGATAATGATTTTTCATTTTCAGTTTCCAGGCAGATTCCATTCTTGGATTCAGGTTTCTTGGTTTAACAAGTTTTAATACTCCTACTGAATCGGAATTATTAATTAGATCTGCAAAAAATTCTCCATATGCCAAATCATCCGCAACTGAAGGATCTGTATTGTCAATTTTATAAGCAACTGCAACCAGATCATTTTCATTTATTGGAATTAAAAATTTTAAAGAACCTGTACACTGATTAAATAAATAATCTCTTCCAACACTGAGAAGTTTAAATTTTCCTGTTTCAATCTCACCGGGAATAATCTCAGACAGGTTTCTTAAAGAATCGGAATATCTGCGCCAAACCGCCCTCGGTGGAAGGTTAATACGTGCGCTTGCCAAAAATCCATTTTCGCCTACTCGCTCTACTGTTTTATAAACTTCAATTTCACTAATGAAATATTTTGCTTGAACGATTGGGGTTAAATTACCATAATATAAATTATATAAATTGAGTCCAGGACTTGTATCAGTATAAACTTCATCAACAAAAAAATTATCCTCAGAGTAATCCAGAAAACTGATTTCAAATGACACCCTGTTTTCATCTGTTGTTGAAACCAGGTTGCATTCTTTATCGTTACAACTTATTAAGAAAGCAAAAACGACAATTGAGAAAATAATTTTTAATCTCATAAAACACCTTATAATTTTTGTTAACTAACTAAAAATTATCAGAAATTGCTAATATCTATGTTTAGCAATTCTTTTTTTATAAGTATTAAAATCATCAGTAATCAAATATGTGTCAAGGAAAATGTTCAAGTATCAGCTAATTTATGCCTATAGAGTTGTCCCTAACAAAAAGAAAAACCAGAACGCATTGTAAAGGTTTTGCCGTAGGTACTTTCCGTTAGCAAAGGGATTGGGTTAGCAAAGCATCAAAAACAAACCTGCCTGCCGCAGGCAGGTTAATTAATTAGTCCATTAACTGACGGAGAACACTTAGAACAAAATGCCAAACAAAAACTAAACGCCAATAATTATAAATGCGCCAAACCAAAATGGCGGTCGGCGTTGAGGCGCTGGATATTTCCAAAAAGTTTTTAACTTTTCTTATAACAACTTTTTGGAGGTCCTATGTTTTACTCTGGTATCGACCAGCATAAACTCTTCTCTTACATTACTACCGTTGATTCTGACGGTAAAATTATTAAAGAAGCCAAACTAAACAATAACAGCTTCGAAATTCTTAACTACTTCTCATCTCTCGGTATAATCAGCATATTGCAACCGTTGAGACTACCGGTGGAAGGTACTGGATCAATGAACTGCTTTCTTCTTAAGGCATTGATCTCAAACTCGCTCACGCCAAGTACGTAAAAGCCATTGCTTATGCTAAAGTTAAAACCGATAAAGTTGATTCCCACATCCTGGCTCAACTGCTTCGTCTTAATTTTATACCTGAAGCTTACAAAATATCCGATGATATCCGTACTCTTCGGGATACTCTAAGAGCCAGACTAAGACTTTCCGTAAAAAGAACAAGCTGCATTAACTTTATGCACCGAATGCTTGAGAAGTTTAACATTACTGATCCTTCATCGCTCAATGATTTCTAAAAGCTTCAGTATCAGCAGTTTGATATCCAGGCTAAATTACTTAAAGAACAAATGCTTACTTTGGAAAAATCTCTTTATTCATCTCTAATTCCTAACGAAGACATTCAACGTCTGCTCTGGATTCCCGGCATCGGGAAAATGAATGCCTTTACTATCCTTTTAGAAGTTGGTGACATTAACCGTTTTCAGTCAGAGAAAAATTTCTTCTCTTACTGCCGGCTTACTCCTTCTGCCCGCAATTCCGGCGGCAGAGTAAAACAAAAATCTTCTTCTAAAGATGGTAACAAATATCTCAAAATTGTTTTCTCCGATGCCGCAGTGCACGCCCTACAATATTATCCCGTGATTAGACGATACCATAACTCTAAACTCAGAAAGAAGAAAAAACAGGTTGCTAAAGCTATCATCTCCAAAGAAATTGCTCGTATAGTCTATTACGTTCTCAAATATAAAACTGACTTCAATAACAAATTCAAAGGTGTTGACCTAGAACAAAAGAAATCTGTTCAATGGCCGCGCATTACAAGCCCCGACGTCTAACTAGTAGCTCGTTAGCAGACTCTTTGCGCTGGAATGGGAAGTAATGCGCCAGCCTTTTATATATCTGGGATAATTTTTAAGCCCCTTAAGCGGTTTGGCTGCCATTGTTTTTTCTGTTGCAGTCCATTTGATATCACGAAGGCTATGATTGTTAAGTATTTCAAAGAACTTTTTTAGACTTATGTCCCTTTAAATTTTTACGCCCTATTGCCTGCCCCTTTGGGGACTTTTTACTTTTTTAAGCGGTTAGGCATTTTATCGTAGCAAAACCATTTTTTTACTTTGTTTGAATCCATCAACCCTAATTTGATATAAATATATTCCGCTTACCAAATTATACGAATCAAAGGCAATTGAATGTAACCCTTTTGTTTGGTATTTATTCAATAACTCTACCACTTTTTCACCAAGTAGATTAAAGATTTCAATAATTACTTGTCCCGAAGTTTCTAAATTATATTCTATTGTTGTTCTTGAATTGAATGGATTAGGATAATTTTGAAAAAGGATAAAAGATTTTAAAAAATCGTTTTGTTCATTATCATCAATATCGTTAATTGATCTATTACCTGTATTTAAAATTGTTCCATACAATCCAACCACCCAACCTAAGGTATCAGAAACAAAATAACAGGAAAGTAATGGTTCCTCAAATATCAGTGGTTGATAATTCCAGGAATTCCCTCCATCTGATGTATGTAACATTGTTCCCCCGCCTCCTACTATCCACCCATTTATTTCTGACGTAAAAAAAACAGATTCATACCACTGAGCTTGTGGTGTATACTGTGCAAACCAATTTGCGCCTGCGTTAGTAGTTTTCCTAATGGTACCACCTTGACCAATTGCCCAACCTATTTGAGATGATACAAAAAAAACATTCCGTAAATTATTTGATGTATTACTGTTTTGAATAATCCAATTCTCTCCTCCATCTGTAGTGTTTAAAATGATTCCATTTTGGCCAACACACCATACAACCTCAGAATTTAGAACATACATACCAAATAAAATTTCAGAAATAGGAGTGTCTTGAATTTCCCAAGTTGTTCCTCCATTTGTTGTATGCAATATTATACCATTTTCTCCGGCAGCCCAACCGAAATTTTGATCGGAAAACTCGACAGCATGAATCCAAGTGTTAACATTTGTAATTTGTTGAAACCATGACTCTCCACCATCAGTTGTTTTATAGATTTTTCCATTTCTTCCTGAAACCCACCCATTTTGACTATCTATGAAACAACCATCACTTAGCCATAATCCTGGTTCTATCAAATAGGAATACCAGTTTTCACCTCCATTGGTTGTTTTATAAATTGATCCATCGGAAGTAACAATCCAACCGATCTCAGAAGATATAAAACTAACCCATTCATTTCGCGCAAATGATAAATTCGAGTAAAGTTCAGTCCAATTATTGCCTCCATTCGTTGTAGATGCAATAAATCCTCCAACGCCCACCGCCCATCCATTATTTTCATCTGAAAAATCTATTTTAAAAATATTAGCATTAGTTGGTATAAAGCGATTTATCCAACTCAGACCTCCATCGGTTGTTAAGTAAACCTCCCCTCCAATTGAACCTATCCAACCAATTGATTCTGTAAGAAATTTTAGACAAAATATTGGCGAAGTTGTTGGACTCGAACTTTCTATCCAATTTAATCCACCGTCATTTGTTTTAAATATTTTACCATAACTTCCAACTAGCCACCCATTAGATTCATTTAGAAATTGAACGTCGTATAGCGTTCCATAAAAAGAAGGGACATTCTGAACTGTCCAGACATTACCACCATCAGAAGTTGTCACAACAGTACCATTATCTCCGACAGCCCAGCCATATGTTGATGACACAAAATAAATTCTTTCGAGCCAATAATTAACATTTGAATTTTGATAAAGCCAAATATTTCCAGAATTCGTCGTGTGATAAATTGCACCTCCTCCGCCACAAACCCAGCCTTCATTTTCATTAACAAAATAACAGCCAGTTAAAGCTGGTCCTCCTGTTGAGTATTGTTGAATCCATGTCTCTCCAAAATCGGTAGATTTTAATATTCGACCATCCGATCTTGTTGCCCAACCCATACCTTCGGGAAGGAAACTTAATGACCATATTGTCTTTGTATATGGGGTGGTTTGATAACCACCAACTGAATGTTTTATTTCCCAATCATTTCCGGCGTTCGTACTATAAATAATTGTTCCAGCAGATCCTCCTGAGATTACTCTTTGTGGTTCAAATACATGAACATCATATAAGTGATTCCCTTGTGGTTTTGGATTTTGCCAATTCCAAGATATTGGATTTGTTTGACTGGAAAGAAAATTTGTAAAAAACAAATACCAAGAGAGTGTAAAAACTATTATTCGCAATACTTTGACCAATTATGGATTACTTTTTTTATAAATGCCTAACGTTTTGGCTAACTTGCCGCAGGTTTGCGGGACACAGATTTTAAATAACCAAAAATTCTTCATGCGGTTTTCCAACCTTGAAAAACCGCACAGCCCCTGCGGTCAAGTTGAGCCAATTGTTATGCATCTTCTAAACATATTGTTCTAACTCTATGAATTTCTTTAGTTCCTTGAATAGGAAAGGAAAACCAATATCTATCATTTAAACCACCACAAACAATGTCGATTAAGTTGGAGATAAAATAAGAAAAAGAAAGGTCAGTTATTTCATAGATATTGTAAAAATCACTATTGCAGTTAGTAACTGGTGGTTGAAGTCGAGTGGCATCTTGGCTTCTCCATTTGCGAATGAAATAGTCTTTACCTAATGAGATATGATTTACATTTTTGGCTGATTGATTTAGATTCTCATCAATTATTTGAGATTCAATATTACCACTAAACTCAAATGCAAAGATGCCAAGAAATAATTTTCTGTTTGCAAAATTGTTATTGATAGGTTGAATTGTTTCGTCAAATTGCTGAATTACGTTCTGAAAAGTATTGTTTCCAGATCCGATATTTGATTTTACTTCAATTATGCCTTTTACGTTTTCCGTTGTTGTTATTATAAAATCACCTTCTGAAAAAAGCACAGGATAATCATTCTCATAGATAATAATATCAATTTGCTTACTGATTCTGTGCTGATCATTTGAACTAATTATAAAACCCGTTCCTACAGAGATATTTTTGGGAAGGAATTTACGCAATATGTTTTTTAGTATGGCTTCTTTATATCTGCCTTCTTCTCCCCAATGGTGATTGCCTATTAAATTTCGGACACGATTTCTTACGACATTAAGTTCTTCAGTGACAGATTCTTGGAACTTTTTTGCATCCATTGTTATTCCATTTCATTTAACTGCATAACTATTATTTAACCCGCCAAAATTCCGTATAGTATGCATGGCGGTTCTGCATATTATATTCTTTTCTATTCTTATAAAATTCTATGTTTTCAAACATTTTCTTCTTAAAATTCCACATAGTCTGCACACTATTAAGAATATTATCAAGCGGACTCCTTACTCCCTTAAATTTATTCATAACGTGAGTATAAACCATAGTTGTTCTTACAGATTTATGTCCAAGCAATTCTTGTATTGCTCTTATGTCTTTTCCCATTTCATTGGGATGTCTTTTATTGTTGAAAAGAATAAATCTCTTTATCCAACTGATATATGCTTCTTCAGTTTTTCGGCTGTAGTGGTTTACTCTAAGGTGTATCCTAACCTGATCAAGGAGTTTAGGGTTGGTTACCTGTTTTTCAGAAGTTAGAAGATGTGATGCACTATTTAGCTTTCCACCATTCAATTTGAATTTTCTCTTTTGTGCTGTTGAAACCTAAAAAATTAATTTTAATCAGTCAAGTATTATGAAAAAAATTTTTTATTTGTCAGATGTAAAATGACAAACACCAAACATTAGTGCTTTCTAATAAAATCAAATCCTGTAGGAAGGATTTATCCTGTCACTAAAACATACGAAGGCAAACATTCATCAACTCTAAATTAAACCTTCTCATTACTAAAAATCAGGAATTCCGGAATGACAAATTGATTTATTCATTGATACTTCTAATTGTGCCGGCATTTATGCCGGTGAAAATATAATCCCGGAAATTACTCCGGGCTTTAGCCCAATCAATAAAAGTAATTGGACTAAAGTTTTATGCTTATCGTGATGAAAGATTTCTCCCCCGACAAGTCGGAGTCGAAATGACAATTGATCAATTTCTAATTTTCACTAAAGAAAGCAGACATTCATTCAAAAATAAAGGTTAAGCTTCCAGGTAAATCTGGAATTGGGAATGACAAATTGATTCATTCATTGATACTTCTAATTGCGCCGGCATTTTTGCCGGTGAGAATAAATCCCAGAAAATACTCCGTGCTTTAGCCCAATCAATAAAAGTATTTGGACTAAAGTCCATATTATTAGAGTTTACTTTTTCCACGCTCTGAAGAGCGTGGCAATTAAATTTATTATAATTTTTTTTCGTCTTTACCTACCGAAGGTAAGAATTCATCTACCAAAGGCAGTCATTCATCAGGTTTTATGCTGATTGTGCTGAAGGATTTCTCCCCCGACAGGTCGGGGTCGAAATGACAATTTTTAAATGTTAACTATAGAAAGTAAGCATTTATTCAAAAAAAAATATTTCTTTCAATTCTGATGTACTTTTAATAAGAAAAGTTTGAGGCCAACAAAAAGTAGAATAAAGTTTTAATTGGTTAGTATTAAAATGAATAGCTTACTCCAAGCATAAACACTGCACCGTTTACGCCAACTTTGGAGTCGAATGTATCCTGGAGAATTGTTATTGTGTTTCCATTGTAATTAACTGTTGTACTGTTGTATTTGCTTTTAACTTTTACTTCGGGTGCACGGAATTTCAGTTGTAATCTGATACCGATATTTTCTTTAACAAGATATTCCATTCCGGTACTAACCTGAATTCCGAGTACTGGTTTTGTTTCAAGATTTGAAATATCTGTATCACCAAATTTTCTTGTATGTGTGGCGTAATAGAATCCTATTCCGCCAGCCATATTAAACTTAAATGATTCAGTTGAAAATGGAAGGATATTATAAACAGATAATTCTATCGGAATGAATGTAAAGCCATCTTCACTTTCAAGCTGAATAATTTGACTTCCGGCTAATACAGTCAGTAAATTTCCTCTTTGACTTTTTCTCCCGTACTCGGTACTAAGTCCAATCACAACTGCATCGCTGATTTTATATCTTAACTCGATTCCGGGAGAAATTATATCCTTCAGTTCAAATGATTGATTTCGTAAAAAGATATCGCTTGAGTTTGGGTTAAGGAATAATTGTGCAGAAGTAATGTAAACAGAACCAACACTAATACTATAATCGTGATTCTGATATTGACTGAAAGCAGAGCCTGCTCCAAAAATCAATACTAAAAAAATTTTCGGAATTAGTTTATTCATTACATGCAATCTTTGAATTTTGTTTAAAATAAAAAAACCCCCGAATACTACCCGGAGTATCGGGGGCTAAAATCATAAGAATATTAATATCCGAAGAATATATATCTGTTATCTACAATCTTTGCATCCTTTTTCATCTGTTCAAGCCATTCGTTTATAAATCTTGCTTTCTTCTCATTAAGCAACTGCATCTTTATTGTAGCTGCCTGAGCAGAATAACTGTCCTTATCAAAAGGAGTTTTCTTAGTAAGTTTCATAATGTAATAACCACGCATTCCCTTGAATGGCTCGGTTGTTTTACCTACTTCGAGTGATTGTGCTTTATTAATGAAAGCATAATCTCTTCCGAGATTAGGAATTGTTCCTTGTGCAGTAAATGGTCCGGTTTGCTGAATGGTTAAATCAGGACGAATCTGTGGCACTTTATAAATATCTCCACCAGCTTTTGAGTAAACTTCTTTTGCAGTCTTTTCAAGTTTCTCAAATTTCTTTTCTCTGATTACTGCCGGTTTCATAGAAACTTTTACTTCGTCAAAAGGAGTAAATCTTTCACCCAAAGCTTCAGCAATTCTTACAACTACATAACCACTCGGAGTTTTAAATGGCGGACTAACTGTATTTACACTGTTTTCAAAAGAATATTTTACTAATTGTTTATTGGGACCAATTGCAGGAACTGAAACGGATTGTTCGCTGAATAAAGGTGTCTCTCTTATTTCATAACCCATCAACTTTGCTTCACTTTCAAAGCCGTTTTTATTTGCAAGAAATGAAAAGTCATTCGCCTGATTATAAATTCTGTCTTTTGTAGTTGCAGATTGTTTAACCTGCATCGAAATTCTTTCTACAACAAATTTATAATTTATTCTGTCTGTCACTTTGATAATATGATAACCATAAGAAGTCTTTACGGGTTTCTGAATTTCGCCAACTTTTCCATTAAATACCGCATCTTCAAATTCTTTAACCATCATACCTTTTGTAAAAAATCCTAAATCTCCGCCGTTCTTACCACTTCCAGGATCAGCAGATAATTCTTTTGCAAGCTTTGCAAAATCTTCACCTGCAATTAATCTCTGATAAACTTTATTTGCTTCCTCAAGATTTTTCTCATCACTTCCATATTGATTAATCAGAATGTGTGATGCTCTTGCAAATGTTTCCGGACTTGTAACTTTGCCGTAAAATTTATAAAGAGTAAAACCCTGTGGTGCTGCTACAGGTCCGATTACATCACCTGGATTTGCAGAACTGATAAGCTTAAGAGCTTCCGGAGTAAAGTATTGAACTGATAGAGTATCACGGGAATATGGAATTTCAGAATAGATATCAACCATTTCTTTAAAGTCTGCACCTTCTTCTTTAATCTTTCTTAAAATATTCTGAAGATTTTTCACAACAAGATTGGTATCATCTGCAGAAGGAACATTCGGGAATAACACGAACTGAAGTTTTCTCTGCGGAGGTTGTTTATAGAGATTTATGTTTTTATCGTAATATGCTTTTAAGTCAGCATCAGTAACCTGAATTTCGGATTCCGGAACACTGTTCACATCAAACAAAACATAATCGGCTTCCATCGAGATGTTCTGATCGATAAACTTCTGTTTAACCTCATCTTCTGTAACAACAATACCAGCTAAAAGATAACTTTGAAGTTTCTGAGTTAATCTCTGCTGTCTTACGAATTCTTCTGCCTGAACCAGAGCTTCTTTGTTTCTTGGGTCAAATAATGCCTGTTCATAAAGCTGACGATTAAAGTTACCAAGTGAATCAACAAAATTTTGCTTCAGGAAATCAGGTGGATTTTCTCCCAGAATAATTTCTTTTATCTCTTCATCTGATACTGTAATTCCAAATTTCTGAACTGCCTGTTCAATCAAAACCTGATTTACGATTGATTCCCAAACCTGCTCGCGGATTTGATCCATCTGACTTTCATCAATATCCTGACCTGTCTGCTGTTTTAAATTTTCGAGTTGACGATCAAGTGCAGTCTGGAATTCCTGATAAGTAATTTCTTTTCCGTTAACTTTCCCGATATAATTTGTCTTTCCGCCAAGAGCTTCAAGAACATTTGAATCAGAAATAACCATAAATAAAACAAAAAGAGCACCTACTGTAATTATGAATGCAGGAGCTAAACTACGCATTCTCTCCATCATTGGCATAGTGAGATAATCTCCGAAATTTGTTAAAGTCTTTAATTTTAAGTGGCTAAAAATAGACTATAAGCTCTAAAAAAACAATTAAATGACACTCTGGAAAATTCTAAACCATTAAATTCCTTACGACCACAAAATATTTGATTTTCAGCTAATTCAAGACTAATTTTTAATAAACAATTTTGAGGTTAAGTGCGTGAATACAACAAATATTGACTTTCTTAAGAACATACCTATTTTTTCAGATTTGGACGACGATACCCTCCAAAAAATTTATAAATCGGGATTATTGCAGAACTTCAGAAAAAACTCCGTTATTCTTTCGGAAGAAGATGCCGGCAGTGCCATGTTCTTTATTGTTGAAGGCAAAGTTAAAGTTTCCCGTTCAAGCGGAGATGGTAAAGAAGTTATTCTTGCAATCCTTAACGAATCAGATTTTTTTGGAGAGATGGCAATTCTGGACGGTATGACACGTTCAGCTACAGTTACAGCAGTTGAAGATTCAAAACTGTTTATTATTCAGAGAGCTGAATTTCTTGAACTACTTAAAAATTATCCCGAAGTTTCAATCGCTTTACTTCAGGAACTTTCAAGAAGACTTCGTGCTGCAACCATGAAAATCAAAGCACTTTCATTAAAAGATGCTGAAGGAAAAGTAGCAACGGTTCTTCTTCAGATTGCTGATGAAGTAGGAAAAATCCGTCAGGGAATTGTTGAAATCGAAGACCTTCCCTATCAGCAGGAACTTGCTAATATGGCAGGAACTTCACGCGAAACCATTTCAAGAACACTTCACTCTTTTGCTAAAAAAGGAATGATTGAATTAGAAGGATCAAAAGTAAAAATTCTCGACTACGAAAAGTTTAAAGAACTCTATGGTCAATAGAATCTGATGAGAAAAG
This genomic window contains:
- a CDS encoding Crp/Fnr family transcriptional regulator; this translates as MNTTNIDFLKNIPIFSDLDDDTLQKIYKSGLLQNFRKNSVILSEEDAGSAMFFIVEGKVKVSRSSGDGKEVILAILNESDFFGEMAILDGMTRSATVTAVEDSKLFIIQRAEFLELLKNYPEVSIALLQELSRRLRAATMKIKALSLKDAEGKVATVLLQIADEVGKIRQGIVEIEDLPYQQELANMAGTSRETISRTLHSFAKKGMIELEGSKVKILDYEKFKELYGQ